The nucleotide sequence aagaaacaatcaaATAAGACTTAACCACCCATTGGGTAGCCCAAATGATTGAACACTCCACACTTAGCCCGACGGTCGATaacaattattttcaagagaattGAAATCGTCGATTCTAGAATCACGATCACGGTACCACCATAGTCATGCCCTTTTGATCTACCACCATCGTTGTTCTTTTTAGCCATAGGATGCATTGAATAAGATTTAGAGTAAATATAATGATTCATAGTTTTTAATAATTCGAATAAGCCAATCATATCAATTAAAATTATGTCAGATTTGTATTATAGTTATGTTTACTTAAGTACCCTTCAAATAGATTTATATTAACTTAAAATCAAGGATGATCATCCTATTGTCCCCTCCTCTTCGTCCCtctactgttttttttttttttttgttctttttaaactctctctctctctctctctctctctctctctctctctctctctccctctctctttcctGTGTTCCTCTTTCTCCATTACCACTCTTTCTAACATTTCTTCTCATCTCGATTCTTGTTTTTCCTCTATTCCTTTAGCTCGCTTCGATCACCTTTCTGAACCGATAACTCCTCTTCCTCGGATAAGCTTTTCCTCTAGCCCACTCATTTTCCTTTAattggttttctttttcttgaccaacctttttatatttaatattacttcaaatttatttatttatatattttaatttatttaatacaTTATAAAATACTTATTAAACCGATTTTTTAATTGGTTGATATATCGATTTGACTAGTGACCAAGTGATTCGAGGTTCTATGGAATCGGAttgttttttaatttaatttgagtAATTATGATGTACATATACAACCTATGTTATTTATCCATCTTTTTGGAGTGAACAaaatatagtctctcatctaaaaTAAAAAGTATTTTATATCTTATTTATTATCCTTTCAAGATATTTTTTTGATGAGATATTGAGTCCATTGATGTATAACCATCGATGGGTGATCTATAGATAACCCCTCGAACATTTATATTTACTTATATATCCTTCAATGTATATTCGGATAAGAGAACTCTTTGTGATTAAATATATCTGGATTAGTAAAGAGTTTATCAACAAAATGATAAATAAAGATGACATATGAATAACCCGATGGTATGATACGTTACATCCAATTAAATATCTCATGGATCTAATGGGACAACCATGACAATCTCATTGTGACATCGATTTAGTGTCAATATATATGTTCCCTCATCTTAATGTATCATTATATGATAATCATAATATTCAAGGGTTCGATGCACTTCTTCAAAATTGAATAATGATCGATGACATAACTATCTTGTAGAATAACTCCCTATTTCATAACGATTCAATCTTAATCATTAGAATCGGGACGAAAAATGTAAATAATTCCTTGTGCTGAGAGGGGCATCAACAAAGCTCTTCATCATTATACAATCCACAGCATGCCACATTATGTCACACATCATATGACCCCAAAGAGACATCTTATTGATTTGGTGAAATAATTACACAGAATATTAGCTGAATGCTTCCACATCTTGTGAGGAGGCGCGGGAACAAAATCTTCGGGATGATACTATACAGAATATTAGATGAACTGACGAAACATGGGAGGTTCGGTTGGTCATCATCATACGTTCCCTCATCTTTTCCAATAACTAATAATACCAACAGCAATATGTCCACATTTTACTTCTTTATGTGTATTAACTTGGATGGatgatttttcaaaaaaaatattttttttggttttttttttattccgCAAGAGGTAGCCTTTTCAAATTTTCCAAAGGTGTTCCTATCTtttcataatcatcaaaatactTCTGATATGGCTTAGCACAGTTTCTTCATCCCAACGCTATTAGTTACAATATTTTTGAATAGGCTTATAGTGTTTTTGTCACCTCAATCAATTaaacattataaatatattaaaaaataatttagaacTAACAGAAaccaatttatattaaaaaataaagtttCAAATAATTACCTTTATTAGTTTAGGAATAAGAATAACTAACTTATAGTATTTTTGACCCCTTTATCAAAATAATGTAagtctattaaaaaaatattataagtaaaaCTATTAAACTCAAAACCTAATAGAAACCAactcatataaaataataaaattttaaatattcttaTTGATTTAGaaataagaataaataaatagGAAGGCTTCTTCTATGTGAATCCCAATGTTATGAAAATCTTTATAAGTTCTATAATTATTagagaaaaatatcattgatgaTATGGTCTAGACTTTTACGCATAGAATTGTTTGAAGTGTCTCCTACGCTAAGTTAGTAGCCGGTAAATATGGACaagaatagtaaaaaaaaaaatatcatctttctcTATATTAAAAGTGAGCATTTATACTTGATCATAGGGTATGAAGAAAGTTTACGATTGTTTTTCTCGTCATAAATGATGAGAAGGAACCTTGCGACTAGGAAAatgataagaaaatatttttgacTAATCACATGTCTAACACCAAAAGAGGAAAAGAAGGCTAAGCTTCTTTCTCACCATTTATGATGAGaaagataattataaaattaaatgagaaaaaaaatcgcAAGCTTCCATTACACTATTTACGATCATATATAAAAACTCATttttaatataaagaaaaagatgATTTCTTTTAGCTATTCTCGTTCACGTTTACGGGCTATCAAATTAAGCATCAAAGGGATTGGGCTGAGAAACATCTTTCAACCTTGGTTTTTCATGTAAATGACACTCAACTATACTTTTtcctaataataataagaaaaattaaattGATCAATCCTATTATGGATTGATCCAAATTCGATATGAGTGTCTTATGAAAAAGACGAGGATAttctataaaaaaagaaaaagaaaaggacacCTAAAATAAACAGTGAAAAATGAGGACAAAAGGGATTGCATAAAGCTAAGTAATACTGCTGGCCCACAAGTCTTCGGTAACCCCGACCAAATCATATGTTGGATGTCTAACTCTAGTCTCGTCTGTTCCTATTAATTTAGCTTGGAAACTCGAAACAAGAGGGAGGCCTTCGCCCACGAAGGTCGCGACTACCCTTTTGCCCCTCGCGTGCCCGCTGCGGGCCCGACCGCTGCGGTATGTATTAAGACCCGCACATGGTTTTGAATCGTGGTGGGCCCCCGTCCTGAGAACCAAACCCACAACATTTTTGTTTACCCCATTATATTTCAATCTTATTATTATCATCACATTTAAGCTTCAGGAAAAACAGATGTAAAACGTGCGTGAAAACAGTGTTAGATGGGAGGGATCTCACTGCGCTTGTTGTTTGCGAGAGGACTGAGAAGACAGGAGGGAATGAATGCAAGAGCAACATCGATAAGAAGTTAAGCTTTTGGATCACCAAATACTCGATCTGTGTTTGTTTGTGCCACAACAATCAAAAGGGGATGGCTTTTCAACGAGTAGGTGCTATCTTTGAATGAAATGATATATAACGTAGATTCTTATGACCAGAGGAGGCCATGCAATAATTGTATCTCTGGAAGAGAGTTGCTATGATGGCATTAGTCATGCTAGAGTTTAGGGTGCTGTTATTTATTTACACGGTTCTTACAAAACACTAAGGAAGATACTTCATTTAATGATGGCCCATAACTAAGGGCTCGAGGTTAACTCGCCTTACGCGCTTCGGTTCGAGTTAGATCGGGACGAGTTGTCTCCAACTTTTCGAGTTCTTATAAGGGAAAGTAGGGATCAAAGGCTTTATATTGTTGGGAGGAAGAGTAGATTTTCATAactttaaaaataaatcataGAGATCATTAATTAGTAACATATAAAAAAATAGATGTGATTCGATTATTTGAGTGAGatgaaataatattttcatcatacgagattaattataaaatttttagattATCTTCACTTcgacataaatttttttatatattctttcaaataaatcataaaaattatctatATTTTATTATTCCTAAAAATATTCTTTATACACATCATATGGAGAAACTCTAATTGTCTGAATTTTTTTCTCCACGAGACTCTTTCCTATATCAAGACTTTTTATCCTCATAAAACATTAACTTTaggaatcataaatacttatcgatcctaatatattatttaaaaatatatattagcaTTATGTGAGAAGTCTTCATTTCTAACAGTtacgtaagagagagagagagagagagagagagcaagtgaGGCTACTAATGTTGCTTGCGGATGGACACAGCATACTCGACTATATAGACATCCTTGTCTATGACTCTTTCCGTGGGCTCATTAATGACAAGCCACCTGAGTCAATACTTCCACCATTGGCGTCGGATCTCATCACTGCAAGCAAAACTTAAAATAGGGAAGACCTTCTGGTTCTTCGTTCTTCTAATCCCCGAAGCAGGCATCTTCTTCATCTTCGGGCGTTGCTACATGCCCATCACCTTGATCATGCCCTAGCTGTCAGAGGCTAAAATATTCCTCTACGGTCGTTCTTTTGTCTGCACTCAATGCTGACTTTGATCCCTTCCACAGTAGTCTCTCAGCATGCAAGTGTACTAAATTCTCGAGCCTGAAATGGTGGCTGAATCGATCTCCGAGGCAGAAGAATTATATATAGCTGCAGGTAACCATCGTCTCCCACCAACTTGACCTAATTCCAGCATGTACATGTGCTGCGTAAGCCAAATCTAACCCCTCGATTGCCAGTCCATGTCGGGCGAGGGACCATAAGAGGTGGATGCGATGCGAGATAATTTAGTCCACAAGGCAGCTGGGCAGATACCAGCTTTGATAGAGGGCTTGAAGAGGAAGAGGGGCAGGATGAGCACCGGTGCGCGGAAGAGGAGAAGCAGCTCATTTTTGTCCCTTGGCTGTGGCTGTACCGACTCCAAATCGGTCTCGGTGTCAGGCAGCTTCGGCAGCAAGTCTACGTCGACTCTGCCACCGGCGCGCAGGGTCGCGGAATTCTCTTCTGCGGATACCATCACCCTCACCTCCGGATCCTCCTCTTTCTACGAGGAGGAGGATGTGGAGGTGAAGATGGAGAGATCCACGAGCACGCCGAGCTTTTCGGAGCTTCTACGCCAACTCAACGAATTGGAGCAGAGCGTGATCGCTTGCGGGAGCCACGCTCCCCTGTCCATCGATGGCAAAAGAGATGAGAAGAAGGGGAATCGGTGGAGCAGCGGCCAAGGAAGGCAAGGACTGGAGGACAGCATCGTGGTGGTGAAGGAGACGGAGGACCCGCTCGGGGAGTTTCGGCGGTCGATGCTGCATATGATCGTCGAGAAGGAAATCGTGGATGGTGCGGAGTTGAGGGAGCTGCTCCGCCGTTTTCTTGCGCTCAATTCCCAGCGGCACCATCGCACCATCCTCCGTGCGTTCGCCGAGATATGGGACGACGTGTTCTCCGGGTACGAGCAGACCCCCGATCTTCTCCGCCATGGCTACTCCGGGCTTCCACCTCGCCGGCATTTCTGAGATGCAGAAGCAGAGCCACAACCAAAAGCTACATCCATCCATCTGTACAACTCCTCTTCCCTTATCTTTATGCGTTATATGACGTCTTTAAACTCGATTTCCAGTCCCCATTACCTCTCGAGTTACCTAAAATCTCATTCGATCTTTGGTTTTGCTCATAAAATTCAGAGATTAGTTTACATAAAATAGAAGACACAACTCCTTAGCAGACAGGACAAACGAATTCAACATCTTGGTCTCCATAGAACGACACtagtttcaatcgacccttcaacaCGCCAATGCTCTGGTGGCGACGCTTATCTGCACGACGTAGGTTTAATTGACTTTTAGGTGCTGTCTTGTGATTTCACGCTTCCCGATGGACTTTTAGAGTGCAAATGCGAGCTGGAAGCATGGAGCTGTGGAAGGGATGCTAAGCTTCGCTAAGGTTTGCTCCCTCGGCCAAATGTAAGTGAGCTCTCGCGATCAGTTCACCTAGCACACATCAATGCAACCGGTTTCCAGTGGAAGCATCGAAAGGTTCCTTCATTAATGGGCCAATGGGTCTTTCCTGCGACGTACGTCTCATGAACGTGATGGGTCTGAACTCGGTGCTGACAACTCTTCCTCCGTCGATGCATCGACTACCTTTCTTGCATCAACGGCGGAATCAAATACGATCATAAATCTGGTCAGTAGAATGTTATTTTCAGCTTTTGCAGCCGATTGTATGGATAATCATCTACCCTTCCCTGGAAAATTACTGTAGTCCACATGACACACGACAAGACAACAGATGCTTATTGCTTCTTCCATCATTAATACATTGAAACATACGAAATTACCCACAAGATGAGAAAACAAAATTGATAATTAAATAAATGAATGAGCAGCAGAGGGATGAGTTGATGGCCCAACTAAGAGGCAGGTTGGGCTGTGGAACTATTTATGTACATTCGTTATTACACGTTAATCGAGTATAGCGTCTTAATATCTAATCCATAAATTTATAAGGCGAAGCATTGACATTATTCCATCAGCACCGACTCGTGTTCAGTTCATTCTTTCCAGCGCCTTCCTGCTCGACTTCCCCCTCCTATTCCATAAAGCCGACCAACATCCGAATGGGATTACTTCTCCATCTCTGCAACAATCAGAACAAACACTTCATTGAGTTACTCAAAAGATTGATATCTTTCACTTCCTATTAACTTCGTTTAAGGATCCAAAATTACTAGATTTCATTATGATTAGATTACCTCTCGTTGCTTTCCTTTGTGGATTTGCACCGACGTCCGCGGCTCGTCCGTGGCGTGGTAAGGCTTCGCGTCAAGGAAGCCGGCACGTAAAACCTCAAAAGCACACCATCGCTATGGCTGCGAAAACTACGCTTGTTGCTCCTGTTCatgtcctgcttcctcttcttcgccAATGATGCCTGATCCGATTTGCCTTCCTCCAAGGACGGGCTACTCTCTGTAGTGGTTGAATCAGCAGCGACCGGTCCTTTATCGATGAGATCGGTGAGGGAGAGCTCGTACTCGCACTCCGGGAGATCATGCAAGAGCCGGAGGAGCTCTTCCCGGCTCTTGGCTATCTCTGCCGTTCTCTTAGATGGAGGAACCACTGCAAAGCCTTCCATTCTGGTGCCTGGAAACCAGAGGGGATTGGAGGCTGGGGGTGCAGCCACTGAACTGACCTTTAACATGGCTTACAGGAGAGTTGGCAGAACAAAGCGAGGAGAAGATCTGCGTTCAACTGCTCTTTCTTTCCTTGAGGTGCGTCTATGGTGCCTGCCCTTTTATTCATGAAGCAGAGGTTGAATAGGTTACATGGTCCTCCAGGTGGAGTCCAATTGGTGGCTGACGCAAATGGATACTAGAACATTTGCCTACTGGTTAATGGAGCGTGATTCGAGAAGCCTTTGatcggtcgtcgtcgtcgtccttgACGTGTTTTGATGACCCAGACTCTGTTGCTTCCCATTAGTGACGAATAAAAGAATGGCACCGGTGGTTCCAATTCCAAGCCAAAGCATAATCTTCACAACCATCGAGTTGATTGAAGGAGAAATAAAGAGACGAATCATTCATGTCTTCAGCTTTCTCTTCTTTGAATGTGGAGAAACAGGGGAGGTTAGAGTGTGCAGTGCTGCCTTCCAGATCGTTGCTATGGCGTGCATCGCACTCTTGGCAGCTCCGTGAATTCCATCGGTGACGAACCTACTTTTGAAGTCACATGGTGGTCTTGCGGAAGACGTCTTTGAAACGGGACGCAGAACGCCAAGGATTTCAAATGGTGCAGTGACCCGAAACACGCGTGACAACTGTTTGCAGGACTGACCGAGTCCATGCATCTATGGTGTGGAATTTCCAATGACTATTTTATATATCTAAAATACTTATTAGATCCAAATCCCAAACtctcaaaatataaatatgaaattATACTTTATAACTATaatttcatatttatattttatatctaatatatatatatatatatatatatattatatgatattataaCATACAAATCCCAAAGTCACAAAATAAGCAATCTAAAAAGAGAGAACTTCCACGACAAAGTAACAGAGAAGTCAGCAGCAGGAGAGGCAGCGACAGTATCCAGTTAGCTTGACCAGATTCTTCCTTCTCAATACTCTTTAACTACAAAGATGGACAGGAGTATCTTTTCTTTGATACTTCCCTTCCTCCTGCAGCATCAAACCAACTGGTGGGAGAGCACTTTATTCTGGTAATCAGTCAAGAACAGCAAGAGCACTGGTAATCTCGTAAGAAAGGAGAATCCTCGATCCATCCTCTCATTCCAGATTTCGCAGATCTGCAGCAATTTTCCCCTTCGATGAGCAGATGCCTGAGTATAGTTTATAACATGAATACACTCGTACATACACATTTTTCTAATTGTTTATATTTGGAAGCATTAATGTCAGCACCAGAATTTTGTACATCTACTGTTGTTGATCACACTCAATATGCAATCGAAAGCGTTACATAATCTAAGTTTTAGGGCAATTCGTTTAATATCGTATGTTATACTTGAAAACAGTATCTCTCGTTAGAAACACATCGATTCCAAAAACGTTTTCTGGTAGCCGTTACATAAAACACCGATATAGTCGTAAACCTTTTTTGACACACGTCATTCGCTCTCTTACTGCGCTTCCGCCGTCACGTGTGCCACATCCTCTTCTCGGTGGCAATGGCCGGCCGCGCTGCTTCTCTATCTCTCCGCT is from Musa acuminata AAA Group cultivar baxijiao chromosome BXJ3-8, Cavendish_Baxijiao_AAA, whole genome shotgun sequence and encodes:
- the LOC135645100 gene encoding uncharacterized protein LOC135645100; this encodes MLKVSSVAAPPASNPLWFPGTRMEGFAVVPPSKRTAEIAKSREELLRLLHDLPECEYELSLTDLIDKGPVAADSTTTESSPSLEEGKSDQASLAKKRKQDMNRSNKRSFRSHSDGVLLRFYVPASLTRSLTTPRTSRGRRCKSTKESNERDGEVIPFGCWSALWNRRGKSSRKALERMN
- the LOC135645099 gene encoding transcription repressor OFP7-like: MRDNLVHKAAGQIPALIEGLKRKRGRMSTGARKRRSSSFLSLGCGCTDSKSVSVSGSFGSKSTSTLPPARRVAEFSSADTITLTSGSSSFYEEEDVEVKMERSTSTPSFSELLRQLNELEQSVIACGSHAPLSIDGKRDEKKGNRWSSGQGRQGLEDSIVVVKETEDPLGEFRRSMLHMIVEKEIVDGAELRELLRRFLALNSQRHHRTILRAFAEIWDDVFSGYEQTPDLLRHGYSGLPPRRHF